In Stegostoma tigrinum isolate sSteTig4 chromosome 33, sSteTig4.hap1, whole genome shotgun sequence, one genomic interval encodes:
- the paqr5b gene encoding membrane progestin receptor gamma-B isoform X2 yields MLSLKLPRLFSINQVPKVFHEHSIIFGYRHPRSTATDCLFSLFQLTNETVNIWTHFLPTWYFLWNLLALSYTLDFWNEAYTWPFLVYMLSSCIYPFTSSCAHTFSSMSTRARHICFYFDYGALSLYSLGSATVYAAYIMPDRWINTPFHKWFVTIAVFNTIICTVLSCYSRSPELDHPNLSKVVRIVAFAYPYLFDNIPLFYRLFLCSGEGCAHNETIPIHYRHVALAFLTCFLFATHLPERLAPGRFDYIASLTPHPVSLRLEKVSLIRQPKGEVMGEDHGTGYEQRLFAHRIGKVKQIKAQKTEIAGETQQLWQHQ; encoded by the exons GTATTCCATGAACACAGCATCATCTTTGGATATCGCCATCCAAGGAGCACAGCAACTGACTGTCTGTTCAGCCTTTTCCAATTGACAAATGAGACTGTGAATATCTGGACCCACTTCCTGCCAACCTG GTATTTCCTCTGGAACCTTCTGGCTCTCTCCTACACCCTGGACTTTTGGAATGAAGCCTACACATGGCCTTTCCTTGTTTACATGCTGTCAAGTTGCATCTACCCATTTACCTCAAGTTGTGCCCATACATTTAGCTCAATGTCCACCCGAGCCAGACACATTTGCTTCTACTTTGACTATGGTGCTCTCAGCCTGTACAGTCTAG GCTCTGCCACTGTGTATGCAGCCTACATCATGCCAGACAGATGGATCAACACCCCCTTCCACAAGTGGTTTGTGACCATCGCTGTCTTCAACACCATCATTTGCACAGTGCTGTCATGCTACTCCAG atctccagaactGGATCATCCCAACCTGAGTAAAGTGGTACGGATTGTGGCCTTTGCTTATCCATATCTCTTTGATAACATTCCACTGTTTTACAGG TTGTTCCTTTGCTCGGGGGAAGGCTGTGCTCACAACGAGACAATTCCTATCCACTACAGGCATGTGGCACTTGCCTTTCTAACTTGCTTCCTGTTTGCGACACACTTACCAGAGCGCCTTGCTCCAGGGAGATTTGACTACATTG CCTCCCTTACCCCTCACCCAGTGTCCCTGCGACTTGAGAAGGTAAGCTTGATCAGACAGCCAAAGGGTGAGGTGATGGGTGAAGATCATGGCACAGGCTACGAGCAAAGACTTTTTGCCCACAGAATTGGAAAGGTGAAACAGATCAAGgcacagaaaacagaaattgcaggagaaacccagcagctctggcagcatcagtga
- the paqr5b gene encoding membrane progestin receptor gamma-B isoform X1, giving the protein MLSLKLPRLFSINQVPKVFHEHSIIFGYRHPRSTATDCLFSLFQLTNETVNIWTHFLPTWYFLWNLLALSYTLDFWNEAYTWPFLVYMLSSCIYPFTSSCAHTFSSMSTRARHICFYFDYGALSLYSLGSATVYAAYIMPDRWINTPFHKWFVTIAVFNTIICTVLSCYSRSPELDHPNLSKVVRIVAFAYPYLFDNIPLFYRLFLCSGEGCAHNETIPIHYRHVALAFLTCFLFATHLPERLAPGRFDYIGHSHQLFHICAIIGTHFQMEAIIMDMTLRHSWLSLHAPLPSFMGTIGALSFALVLNLLIIALFSLALYWTPKLPELRYEHLNEKFKTD; this is encoded by the exons GTATTCCATGAACACAGCATCATCTTTGGATATCGCCATCCAAGGAGCACAGCAACTGACTGTCTGTTCAGCCTTTTCCAATTGACAAATGAGACTGTGAATATCTGGACCCACTTCCTGCCAACCTG GTATTTCCTCTGGAACCTTCTGGCTCTCTCCTACACCCTGGACTTTTGGAATGAAGCCTACACATGGCCTTTCCTTGTTTACATGCTGTCAAGTTGCATCTACCCATTTACCTCAAGTTGTGCCCATACATTTAGCTCAATGTCCACCCGAGCCAGACACATTTGCTTCTACTTTGACTATGGTGCTCTCAGCCTGTACAGTCTAG GCTCTGCCACTGTGTATGCAGCCTACATCATGCCAGACAGATGGATCAACACCCCCTTCCACAAGTGGTTTGTGACCATCGCTGTCTTCAACACCATCATTTGCACAGTGCTGTCATGCTACTCCAG atctccagaactGGATCATCCCAACCTGAGTAAAGTGGTACGGATTGTGGCCTTTGCTTATCCATATCTCTTTGATAACATTCCACTGTTTTACAGG TTGTTCCTTTGCTCGGGGGAAGGCTGTGCTCACAACGAGACAATTCCTATCCACTACAGGCATGTGGCACTTGCCTTTCTAACTTGCTTCCTGTTTGCGACACACTTACCAGAGCGCCTTGCTCCAGGGAGATTTGACTACATTG GTCATAGCCACCAGCTGTTTCACATCTGTGCAATCATCGGTACTCATTTCCAGATGGAAGCAATCATAATGGACATGACATTGCGCCACTCTTGGCTCTCACTTCACGCACCATTGCCCTCTTTCATGGGCACCATTGGTGCCCTTAGTTTTGCTCTTGTGTTGAACCTCCTGATCATTGCACTATTCTCCCTGGCTCTGTACTGGACACCAAAATTGCCTGAACTGAGATATGAACACTTGAATGAGAAGTTCAAGACGGATTAG